The Kitasatospora paranensis genome has a window encoding:
- a CDS encoding GNAT family N-acetyltransferase yields the protein MEQLTEVTISAIDLAAWAPFALDVQAEAFGLTPDEVAVRLHIVGRHAQQPGVIALGAFGGGRLVGFGYGMPNSREHWWSTVIQPYLEAGGHEGWLDDVFAVTELHVLPAYQGRGLGSALIRGLCERSGLPRSILSAIDAETPARRLYRALGYQDLARAVRFPNTFRPYAVMGAQLPLAPSRHGHSQAANSR from the coding sequence ATGGAGCAGCTCACCGAGGTCACCATCTCGGCCATCGATCTGGCGGCCTGGGCGCCGTTCGCACTCGACGTGCAGGCGGAGGCCTTCGGGCTGACACCGGACGAGGTGGCCGTCCGGCTGCACATCGTCGGGCGGCACGCCCAGCAGCCCGGTGTGATCGCGCTCGGGGCGTTCGGCGGCGGCCGGCTGGTGGGCTTCGGTTACGGCATGCCGAACTCGCGGGAGCACTGGTGGTCCACGGTGATCCAGCCCTACCTGGAGGCCGGCGGCCACGAGGGCTGGCTGGACGACGTCTTCGCCGTCACCGAGCTGCACGTGCTGCCGGCCTACCAGGGCCGCGGGCTGGGCAGCGCCCTGATCCGCGGGCTCTGCGAGCGCTCCGGGCTGCCGCGCAGCATCCTCTCCGCGATCGACGCGGAGACCCCGGCCCGGCGGCTCTACCGCGCGCTCGGCTACCAGGACCTGGCCCGGGCGGTGCGCTTCCCCAACACCTTCCGCCCGTACGCCGTGATGGGGGCCCAGCTGCCGCTGGCGCCGAGCCGGCACGGTCACAGCCAGGCGGCGAACTCCAGGTAG
- a CDS encoding GNAT family N-acetyltransferase — MLPGPFQVARALAATRLLDAPDLDDALEVLHRNPVANAFVATRVEAVGLDPWRLGGEMWGWFDEDGRLASLCYAGANLVLVEAGPEAVRAFAERARRQGRRCSSIVGPAEATAALWALLERSWGPARDVRAHQPLMATTAPSAEVTPDPLVRRVLRNEVDTLMPACVAMFTEEVGISPLAGDGGLLYQARVAELVASGRSFARFGEDGEVVFKAEIGAVTAGACQIQGVWVAPEHRGKGLSETGMAAVLDIALREVAPVVSLYVNDFNLRARAAYRRVGFAEVGAFMSVLF, encoded by the coding sequence ATGCTCCCCGGCCCCTTCCAGGTCGCCCGTGCCCTGGCGGCCACCCGGCTGCTGGACGCCCCGGATCTCGACGACGCCCTCGAGGTGCTGCACCGCAACCCGGTGGCGAACGCCTTCGTCGCCACCCGGGTCGAGGCGGTCGGCCTGGATCCGTGGCGCCTCGGCGGCGAGATGTGGGGCTGGTTCGACGAGGACGGCCGGCTGGCCTCGCTCTGCTACGCCGGCGCCAACCTCGTCCTCGTCGAGGCCGGCCCCGAGGCCGTCCGCGCCTTCGCCGAGCGGGCCCGCCGGCAGGGCCGCCGCTGCTCCTCGATCGTCGGCCCCGCCGAGGCCACCGCCGCGCTCTGGGCGCTGCTGGAGCGGAGCTGGGGCCCGGCCCGTGACGTCCGCGCCCACCAGCCGCTGATGGCCACCACCGCGCCCTCCGCCGAGGTCACGCCCGACCCGCTGGTGCGGCGGGTGCTCCGCAACGAGGTGGACACCCTGATGCCCGCCTGCGTGGCGATGTTCACCGAGGAGGTCGGCATCTCGCCGCTGGCCGGCGACGGCGGGCTGCTCTACCAGGCCCGGGTCGCCGAACTGGTCGCCTCGGGGCGCTCGTTCGCCCGTTTCGGTGAGGACGGCGAGGTGGTCTTCAAGGCCGAGATCGGTGCCGTCACCGCCGGCGCCTGCCAGATCCAGGGCGTCTGGGTGGCGCCCGAGCACCGCGGCAAGGGGCTGTCGGAGACCGGTATGGCAGCCGTGCTGGACATCGCGCTGCGCGAGGTCGCCCCGGTGGTCTCGCTCTACGTCAACGACTTCAACCTCCGGGCCCGGGCGGCCTATCGCCGGGTGGGGTTCGCCGAGGTCGGCGCCTTCATGAGCGTCCTGTTCTGA
- the ispG gene encoding flavodoxin-dependent (E)-4-hydroxy-3-methylbut-2-enyl-diphosphate synthase, with protein sequence MTAISLGIPSLPLKPLAKRRYSRQIMVGNVPVGGDAPVSVQSMTTTLTSDVNATLQQIAELTASGCQIVRVAVPSQDDADALPIIARKSQIPVIADIHFQPKYVFAAIDAGCAAVRVNPGNIKAFDDKVGEIAKAAKGAGVPIRIGVNAGSLDKRLLEKYGRATPEALVESALWECSLFEEHDFRDIKISVKHNDPVVMINAYRQLAAACDYPLHLGVTEAGPAFQGTIKSAVAFGALLAEGIGDTIRVSLSAPPAEEIKVGNQILESLGLRQRGLEIVSCPSCGRAQVDVYKLAEEVTAGLEGMEVPLRVAVMGCVVNGPGEAREADLGVASGNGKGQIFVKGEVIKTVPESKIVETLIEEALKLAEQMQEEGVESGAPVVVAAE encoded by the coding sequence ATGACCGCGATCTCGCTCGGTATTCCGTCCCTGCCGCTCAAGCCGCTCGCCAAGCGCCGCTACTCGCGTCAGATCATGGTCGGCAACGTCCCGGTCGGCGGTGACGCCCCGGTCTCGGTCCAGTCGATGACCACCACGCTGACCTCCGACGTCAACGCCACCCTCCAGCAGATCGCGGAGCTCACCGCCTCCGGCTGCCAGATCGTCCGGGTCGCCGTCCCCTCACAGGACGACGCCGACGCGCTGCCGATCATCGCCAGGAAGTCGCAGATCCCGGTGATCGCCGACATCCACTTCCAGCCGAAGTACGTCTTCGCCGCGATCGACGCCGGCTGCGCCGCCGTCCGGGTCAACCCGGGCAACATCAAGGCGTTCGACGACAAGGTCGGCGAGATCGCCAAGGCCGCCAAGGGCGCCGGCGTGCCGATCCGGATCGGCGTCAACGCCGGTTCGCTCGACAAGCGCCTGCTGGAGAAGTACGGCCGGGCCACCCCGGAGGCGCTGGTCGAGTCCGCGCTCTGGGAGTGCTCGCTGTTCGAGGAGCACGACTTCCGCGACATCAAGATCTCGGTCAAGCACAACGACCCGGTCGTGATGATCAACGCCTACCGCCAGCTCGCGGCCGCCTGCGACTACCCGTTGCACCTGGGCGTCACCGAGGCCGGCCCCGCCTTCCAGGGCACCATCAAGTCGGCGGTCGCCTTCGGCGCCCTGCTGGCCGAGGGCATCGGCGACACCATCCGCGTCTCGCTCTCCGCGCCGCCGGCGGAGGAGATCAAGGTCGGCAACCAGATCCTGGAGTCGCTCGGGCTGCGCCAGCGCGGCCTGGAGATCGTCTCCTGCCCGTCCTGCGGCCGCGCCCAGGTCGACGTCTACAAGCTCGCCGAGGAGGTCACCGCCGGCCTGGAGGGCATGGAGGTGCCGCTGCGCGTCGCCGTCATGGGCTGCGTCGTCAACGGCCCGGGCGAGGCCCGCGAGGCCGACCTCGGCGTCGCCTCCGGCAACGGCAAGGGCCAGATCTTCGTGAAGGGCGAGGTCATCAAGACCGTCCCCGAGTCGAAGATCGTCGAGACCCTCATCGAGGAGGCGCTCAAGCTCGCCGAGCAGATGCAGGAGGAGGGCGTCGAGTCGGGCGCACCGGTGGTCGTCGCCGCCGAGTGA
- the dxr gene encoding 1-deoxy-D-xylulose-5-phosphate reductoisomerase, whose translation MNSLAHPQLRFTPAVQDPDGPRELVILGSTGSIGTQAIDVVLRNPDRFRVVALSANGGRVELLAQQALQLGVHTVAVAREDAVPALREALAAGADGRPLPRILAGPDAATELAALECHSVLNGITGSIGLGPTLAALEAGRVLVLANKESLIVGGPLVKAVAKPGQIVPVDSEHAALFQALAGGTRAEVRKLVVTASGGPFRGRTREQLAGVTPADALAHPTWAMGPVVTINSATLVNKGLEVIEAHLLYDVPFDRIEVVVHPQSVVHSMVEFSDGSTLAQASPPDMRMPIALGLGWPERVPDAAPGCDWTKAATWEFFPLDDEAFPAVALAREVGTLGGTAPAVFNAANEECVEAFLNGRLPFTGIVDTVAKVVAEHGTPASGTSLTVADVLQAEDWARARARELAAG comes from the coding sequence ATGAACTCGCTCGCCCACCCCCAGCTCCGCTTCACCCCGGCCGTCCAGGACCCGGACGGCCCGAGGGAGCTGGTCATCCTCGGCTCGACCGGTTCGATCGGCACCCAGGCCATCGACGTGGTGCTGCGCAACCCGGACCGGTTCCGGGTGGTCGCGCTCTCCGCCAACGGCGGCCGGGTGGAACTGCTCGCGCAGCAGGCACTGCAGCTCGGGGTGCACACGGTCGCGGTGGCCCGCGAGGACGCCGTCCCGGCGCTGCGCGAGGCGCTCGCCGCCGGCGCCGACGGGCGCCCGCTGCCGCGGATCCTGGCCGGCCCGGACGCCGCCACCGAGCTCGCCGCGCTGGAGTGCCACTCGGTGCTGAACGGCATCACCGGCTCGATCGGCCTGGGCCCGACCCTCGCCGCGCTGGAGGCCGGCCGGGTGCTGGTGCTGGCGAACAAGGAGTCGCTCATCGTCGGCGGGCCGCTGGTCAAGGCCGTCGCGAAGCCGGGCCAGATCGTTCCGGTGGACTCCGAGCACGCGGCGCTCTTCCAGGCGCTGGCCGGCGGCACCCGTGCCGAGGTGCGCAAGCTGGTCGTGACGGCCAGCGGCGGCCCGTTCCGCGGCCGCACCCGCGAGCAGCTCGCCGGGGTCACCCCGGCCGACGCACTCGCCCACCCGACCTGGGCGATGGGCCCGGTGGTGACCATCAACTCCGCAACCCTGGTGAACAAGGGGCTGGAGGTGATCGAGGCGCACCTGCTGTACGACGTGCCGTTCGACCGGATCGAGGTCGTGGTGCACCCCCAGTCGGTCGTCCACTCGATGGTCGAATTCTCGGACGGCTCCACGCTCGCCCAGGCGAGCCCGCCCGACATGCGAATGCCGATCGCGCTGGGCCTGGGCTGGCCCGAGCGGGTGCCCGACGCGGCCCCCGGCTGCGACTGGACGAAGGCCGCGACCTGGGAGTTCTTCCCGCTGGACGACGAGGCGTTCCCGGCCGTCGCGCTGGCCCGCGAGGTCGGCACCCTCGGCGGCACCGCCCCGGCGGTCTTCAACGCCGCAAATGAGGAGTGTGTGGAGGCATTCCTGAACGGGCGACTGCCCTTCACCGGAATCGTGGACACTGTGGCGAAGGTGGTCGCGGAGCACGGCACCCCCGCCTCGGGAACTTCGCTCACAGTGGCGGACGTACTCCAGGCGGAGGACTGGGCGCGCGCCCGGGCCCGCGAGCTGGCTGCGGGTTGA
- a CDS encoding aldehyde dehydrogenase family protein, whose amino-acid sequence MTTTHEFWLAGRPASGDAEFEVRHSFDGSLVGKVSVPTDAQVEEAVAAAAAAAPVFAATPAHVRAAALDHVSKRLAERAEEIARLITAENGKPIKWARGEVGRAVSVFRWAAEEARRTNGETMRLDTDPGGTGRFAVVRRFPKGVVLGIAPFNFPLNLVAHKVAPAIAVGAPIILKPAPATPLSALVLGEILAETDLPAGSWSVLPVPNEKMPALVQDKRLPVISFTGSDKVGYQIMDSVPRKHVTLELGGNAAAVVLADWSSEADLDWAATRIAMFSNYQGGQSCISVQRVIADASVYDALVERIVAKVQAQVTGDPSDDAVDVGPLVDENAAKRVESWVEDAVAKGAKVLTGGTREGATYAPTVVADLPADAILATAEVFGPVLSLHKVDSTDEAFAAVNDSAFGLQAGVFTRDVQSAFRAHRELEVGGVIIGDAPSYRADQMPYGGVKDSGVGREGVKYAMADFTFEKVLVLTGLDL is encoded by the coding sequence GTGACCACCACCCATGAGTTCTGGCTGGCCGGCCGTCCGGCGAGCGGCGACGCGGAGTTCGAGGTCCGCCACTCGTTCGACGGCAGCCTGGTCGGCAAGGTCAGCGTCCCGACCGACGCGCAGGTCGAGGAGGCGGTCGCCGCCGCTGCCGCCGCGGCGCCGGTCTTCGCCGCGACCCCCGCGCACGTCCGCGCCGCCGCCCTGGACCACGTCTCCAAGCGGCTCGCCGAGCGCGCCGAGGAGATCGCCCGGCTGATCACCGCCGAGAACGGCAAGCCGATCAAGTGGGCCCGCGGCGAGGTCGGCCGGGCCGTCTCGGTGTTCCGCTGGGCGGCCGAGGAGGCCCGCCGTACCAACGGCGAGACCATGCGCCTGGACACCGACCCGGGCGGCACCGGCCGCTTCGCGGTGGTGCGCCGCTTCCCGAAGGGTGTCGTGCTCGGCATCGCGCCGTTCAACTTCCCGCTGAACCTGGTTGCCCACAAGGTCGCCCCGGCGATCGCCGTCGGCGCCCCGATCATCCTCAAGCCGGCCCCGGCCACGCCGCTCTCGGCGCTGGTGCTCGGTGAGATCCTGGCCGAGACCGACCTGCCGGCCGGCTCCTGGAGCGTCCTGCCGGTGCCGAACGAGAAGATGCCGGCGCTCGTGCAGGACAAGCGCCTGCCGGTCATCTCCTTCACCGGTTCCGACAAGGTCGGCTACCAGATCATGGACTCGGTGCCGCGCAAGCACGTCACCCTGGAGCTCGGCGGCAACGCCGCCGCCGTGGTGCTTGCCGACTGGTCCTCGGAGGCCGACCTCGACTGGGCCGCGACCCGGATCGCGATGTTCTCCAACTACCAGGGCGGCCAGTCCTGCATCTCGGTGCAGCGGGTGATCGCCGACGCCTCCGTCTACGACGCGCTGGTGGAGCGGATCGTCGCCAAGGTGCAGGCCCAGGTCACCGGCGACCCGTCGGACGACGCCGTCGACGTCGGCCCGCTGGTCGACGAGAACGCCGCCAAGCGCGTCGAGTCCTGGGTGGAGGACGCCGTCGCCAAGGGCGCCAAGGTGCTGACCGGCGGCACCCGCGAGGGCGCGACCTACGCGCCGACCGTGGTCGCCGACCTGCCCGCCGACGCGATCCTCGCCACCGCCGAGGTGTTCGGCCCGGTCCTGTCGCTGCACAAGGTGGACTCCACCGACGAGGCGTTCGCCGCGGTCAACGACTCGGCGTTCGGCCTGCAGGCCGGTGTCTTCACCCGCGACGTGCAGTCCGCCTTCCGCGCCCACCGCGAGCTGGAGGTCGGCGGCGTGATCATCGGCGACGCGCCGTCCTACCGCGCCGACCAGATGCCCTACGGCGGCGTCAAGGACTCCGGTGTCGGCCGCGAGGGCGTCAAATACGCCATGGCCGACTTCACCTTCGAGAAGGTGCTGGTCCTCACCGGTCTCGACCTCTGA
- the gabT gene encoding 4-aminobutyrate--2-oxoglutarate transaminase: MRFGEPAHERRNPLPQERRLVTAIPGPKSQALQARKLGAVAAGVGTTLPVYVSRAGGGVLEDVDGNSLIDFGSGIAVTNVGNSAEAVVAKASEQLAAFTHTCFMVTPYEGYVAVAEQLNELTPGDHDKRTALFNSGAEAVENAVKIARAYTKRTAVVVFDHGYHGRTNLTMGLTAKNMPYKQGFGPFAPEIYRVPVAYPYRWLTGAENCAAEAAAQAIDMINKQIGAENVAAIIIEPIQGEGGFIEPAKGFLPAIVEYAKANGIVFVADEIQTGFCRTGQWFACEDEGVVPDLITTAKGIAGGLPLAAVTGRAEIMDAAHAGGLGGTYGGNPVACAAALGSIQTMKELDLNAKAQRIGEVMLGRLAAMQEKFDVIGEIRGRGAMIAVELVKSGTKEPNPEITAAVAKACHAEGLVVLTAGTYGNVLRFLPPLVMPEHLLVEGLDIIESAFAGA, translated from the coding sequence TTGAGATTTGGAGAACCCGCACATGAGCGCCGCAACCCCCTCCCGCAGGAGCGCCGCCTGGTCACTGCGATCCCCGGCCCGAAGTCGCAGGCGCTGCAGGCCCGCAAGCTCGGCGCGGTGGCCGCCGGTGTCGGCACCACCCTCCCCGTGTACGTCTCCCGCGCAGGCGGCGGCGTGCTGGAGGACGTGGACGGCAACAGCCTGATCGACTTCGGCTCCGGCATCGCCGTGACCAACGTCGGCAACAGCGCCGAGGCGGTCGTCGCCAAGGCGTCCGAGCAGCTCGCCGCCTTCACGCACACCTGTTTCATGGTGACGCCGTACGAGGGCTACGTGGCCGTGGCCGAGCAGCTGAACGAGCTGACCCCGGGCGACCACGACAAGCGCACCGCGCTGTTCAACTCCGGCGCCGAGGCCGTCGAGAACGCGGTGAAGATCGCCCGCGCGTACACCAAGCGCACCGCCGTCGTGGTGTTCGACCACGGCTACCACGGCCGCACCAACCTCACCATGGGCCTGACGGCGAAGAACATGCCGTACAAGCAGGGCTTCGGGCCGTTCGCGCCGGAGATCTACCGCGTGCCGGTGGCGTACCCCTACCGCTGGCTGACCGGCGCCGAGAACTGCGCCGCCGAGGCCGCCGCCCAGGCGATCGACATGATCAACAAGCAGATCGGCGCCGAGAACGTCGCCGCGATCATCATCGAGCCGATCCAGGGCGAGGGCGGCTTCATCGAGCCGGCCAAGGGCTTCCTCCCGGCGATCGTCGAGTACGCGAAGGCCAACGGCATCGTCTTCGTCGCCGACGAGATCCAGACCGGCTTCTGCCGCACCGGCCAGTGGTTCGCCTGCGAGGACGAGGGCGTCGTCCCCGACCTCATCACCACCGCCAAGGGCATCGCCGGCGGCCTGCCGCTGGCCGCCGTCACCGGCCGCGCCGAGATCATGGACGCCGCGCACGCCGGCGGCCTCGGCGGCACCTATGGCGGCAACCCGGTGGCCTGCGCCGCCGCGCTCGGCTCGATCCAGACCATGAAGGAGCTGGACCTCAACGCCAAGGCGCAGCGGATCGGCGAGGTCATGCTGGGCCGCCTGGCCGCGATGCAGGAGAAGTTCGACGTGATCGGCGAGATCCGCGGCCGCGGCGCGATGATCGCCGTCGAGCTGGTCAAGTCGGGCACCAAGGAGCCCAACCCGGAGATCACCGCCGCCGTGGCCAAGGCCTGCCACGCGGAGGGCCTGGTCGTGCTGACCGCCGGCACCTACGGCAACGTGCTGCGCTTCCTGCCGCCGCTGGTGATGCCGGAGCACCTCCTCGTCGAGGGTCTGGACATCATCGAGAGCGCCTTCGCCGGCGCCTGA
- a CDS encoding phosphatase PAP2 family protein: MPLALAVVFALVSWQVAVDGPLLALDTGTRHGVRELHHLLDSTLLNHLGAALSDLGGGVPAVPVLLLAAALAAQRRRRAGAGRWWLPLPTAGVTALLIPLLVVPAKSWFARPGPYGLPLAPDQWGWYPSGHTATSSIAYGAAALLLGPTLGSSTARQRLYGATALLCLGVGLGLVWSDYHWLLDVVASWCLAGVLLWFLVRFQDRFQDRFQDGFQERAEDPSQDGRGPGGA, from the coding sequence GTGCCGCTCGCGCTGGCCGTGGTGTTCGCCCTCGTCTCCTGGCAGGTCGCGGTGGACGGGCCACTGCTCGCCCTCGACACCGGCACCCGGCACGGCGTCCGGGAGCTGCACCACCTGCTGGACAGCACCCTGTTGAACCACCTCGGCGCCGCGCTCTCCGATCTCGGCGGGGGTGTCCCGGCCGTCCCCGTCCTGCTGCTCGCGGCGGCGCTCGCGGCGCAGCGGCGCAGGCGGGCGGGCGCCGGCCGCTGGTGGCTGCCGCTGCCGACCGCCGGCGTGACCGCCCTGCTGATCCCGCTGCTGGTCGTCCCCGCCAAGTCCTGGTTCGCCAGGCCCGGCCCGTACGGCCTGCCGCTCGCCCCGGACCAGTGGGGCTGGTACCCGTCCGGGCACACCGCGACCTCGTCGATCGCCTACGGCGCGGCGGCGCTGCTGCTCGGCCCCACCCTCGGCAGCAGCACGGCACGGCAGCGGCTGTACGGGGCGACCGCGCTGCTCTGCCTGGGCGTCGGGCTGGGACTGGTGTGGTCCGACTACCACTGGCTGCTGGACGTGGTGGCGAGCTGGTGCCTGGCCGGCGTCCTGCTGTGGTTCCTGGTGCGATTCCAGGACCGTTTCCAGGACCGTTTCCAGGACGGTTTCCAGGAACGCGCCGAGGACCCTTCCCAGGACGGGCGAGGCCCGGGCGGGGCGTGA
- a CDS encoding DUF2218 domain-containing protein, whose protein sequence is MSRSEARVATDRPGRYGKQLAAHLGRRVQAEWSEETGRGTVVFPFGTAMLDAEPGTLLLAVEGDAEQLAALEDVVGRHLVRFGSRDELVVAWQRDNGEPGLVHRNDTADEDHGAADHSGAE, encoded by the coding sequence ATGTCCCGCTCCGAAGCACGTGTCGCCACCGACCGCCCCGGCCGCTACGGCAAGCAGCTGGCCGCCCATCTCGGGCGGAGGGTGCAGGCCGAGTGGTCCGAGGAGACCGGCCGCGGCACGGTCGTGTTCCCCTTCGGCACGGCCATGCTCGACGCCGAGCCCGGCACGCTCCTCCTCGCGGTCGAGGGCGACGCCGAGCAGCTGGCCGCCCTTGAGGACGTCGTGGGCCGCCACCTGGTCCGCTTCGGCAGCCGGGATGAGCTGGTGGTCGCGTGGCAGCGCGACAACGGTGAGCCCGGTCTCGTGCACCGCAACGACACGGCCGACGAGGACCACGGCGCCGCGGACCACAGCGGCGCGGAGTAG
- a CDS encoding MarR family transcriptional regulator, with protein MTTPSTADTAAELADALTRAMKRIRRQTARRLEPLGITPSQARALRTLARPDCPGRADADLPGSAGYGSMRLSELADRLHIAPRSATTVVDALEEAGLVARTPDPVDRRAVRVVLTEAGRGALERIGQVRHEVAQAYFGPLTPGDQDVLLRALRTAEAAYEAAPPAGTAAAP; from the coding sequence ATGACCACCCCGTCGACCGCCGACACCGCCGCGGAGCTCGCCGACGCGCTGACCCGGGCGATGAAGCGGATCAGGCGGCAGACCGCCCGCCGACTGGAACCGCTCGGCATCACCCCCTCCCAGGCACGAGCCCTGCGCACCCTCGCGCGCCCGGACTGCCCCGGCCGGGCGGACGCGGACCTCCCCGGCTCCGCCGGATACGGGTCGATGCGGCTGAGCGAACTCGCCGACCGGCTGCACATCGCCCCGCGGTCGGCGACGACCGTGGTCGACGCCTTGGAGGAGGCCGGCCTGGTCGCCCGGACCCCGGACCCGGTGGACCGCCGGGCTGTCCGGGTCGTGCTGACCGAAGCCGGCCGCGGCGCCCTGGAGCGGATCGGGCAGGTCCGCCACGAGGTGGCCCAGGCCTACTTCGGCCCGCTCACTCCGGGCGACCAGGACGTGCTGCTGCGGGCACTGCGGACGGCCGAGGCCGCGTACGAGGCCGCGCCGCCCGCCGGGACGGCCGCAGCGCCGTGA
- a CDS encoding EamA family transporter, translating into MAPRHMALAVLVAAVWGLNFVLIHVGLENFPPLLFCALRFAVVAVPAVFLVGPPRVAWRWVLLVGCTLGVVKFGLLFLGMHAGMPAGLSSLVLQSQALFTAVFAAVMLGERPGGRRAAGLAVAFAGIVLAAVDNGPRGPAGAFALVIAAAAFWGLSNVLTRRASPPDALRWMVWVSAVPPLPLLALSLLVEGPAADLRALAGIGPAGIGAIVYVGLLSTLFGFVAWSFLLRTYDASAVAPYSLLVPVFGMSSAWLLLGERFTPAAAVAAVLVIAGIGLTALRPSRRAARPRTRPRPSAVPAAARPGRPE; encoded by the coding sequence ATGGCGCCGCGGCACATGGCACTGGCCGTTCTGGTGGCCGCCGTCTGGGGCCTGAACTTCGTGCTGATCCACGTCGGCCTGGAGAACTTCCCACCGCTGCTGTTCTGCGCCCTGCGGTTCGCCGTGGTCGCGGTGCCCGCCGTCTTCCTGGTCGGGCCGCCGCGGGTCGCCTGGCGCTGGGTGCTGTTGGTGGGTTGCACGCTGGGCGTGGTCAAGTTCGGGCTGCTCTTCCTGGGCATGCACGCCGGGATGCCGGCCGGGCTCTCCTCGCTCGTGCTGCAGAGCCAGGCGCTGTTCACGGCGGTGTTCGCCGCCGTCATGCTGGGCGAGCGGCCCGGCGGGCGGCGGGCCGCCGGTCTGGCCGTCGCCTTCGCGGGCATCGTCCTCGCCGCCGTCGACAACGGCCCGCGCGGCCCGGCGGGTGCTTTCGCGCTGGTGATCGCGGCCGCGGCGTTCTGGGGCCTGTCGAACGTGCTCACCCGCCGGGCGTCCCCGCCGGACGCACTGCGCTGGATGGTCTGGGTGAGCGCCGTCCCGCCGCTGCCGCTGCTCGCGCTGTCGTTGCTGGTGGAGGGGCCCGCGGCGGACCTGCGGGCGCTCGCCGGGATCGGTCCGGCCGGCATCGGCGCCATCGTCTACGTCGGACTGCTGTCGACGCTCTTCGGCTTCGTCGCCTGGAGCTTCCTGCTGCGCACCTACGACGCGTCGGCGGTCGCCCCGTACTCGCTGCTGGTGCCGGTGTTCGGGATGTCCTCCGCCTGGCTGCTGCTCGGGGAGCGGTTCACCCCGGCGGCCGCGGTCGCTGCGGTGCTGGTGATCGCGGGGATCGGGCTCACGGCGCTGCGGCCGTCCCGGCGGGCGGCGCGGCCTCGTACGCGGCCTCGGCCGTCCGCAGTGCCCGCAGCAGCACGTCCTGGTCGCCCGGAGTGA
- a CDS encoding LysR family transcriptional regulator, translating into MLDLGRLRALHAVAVHGSVGGAATALGFTPSAISQQITKLERETRTVLLERQGRGVVLTDAAVRLADTTQQLLSLVEQAEVTLEERRGQPVGRLLIASFATGARGLMPGVLADLRESCPELDVRLLESDPYLAAELVARGEVDLALVQDWPTVPLPVQDGLARLDLGLDPVDLLVPADSPLADLATVPVARLLGQRWISVPPGNICHDWLVATLREAGEEPDVLYQVGEFETQIALIATGLGVGLVPRLGRGPLPPAVVARPVLPEPTRRVYALWRTQASRRPAITAALRAMREQWRTISPG; encoded by the coding sequence ATGTTGGATCTCGGCAGGCTCCGCGCGCTGCACGCCGTCGCGGTGCACGGCTCGGTCGGCGGCGCCGCCACGGCCCTCGGCTTCACCCCCTCGGCGATCTCCCAGCAGATCACCAAACTCGAACGGGAGACCCGCACCGTCCTGCTCGAACGGCAGGGCCGCGGCGTGGTGCTGACCGACGCGGCGGTCCGGCTCGCCGACACGACGCAGCAGCTGCTGTCCCTCGTCGAGCAGGCCGAGGTCACCCTGGAGGAGCGGCGCGGCCAGCCCGTCGGACGGCTGCTGATCGCGTCGTTCGCGACCGGGGCGCGCGGGCTGATGCCGGGTGTGCTGGCCGACCTGCGGGAGAGCTGCCCGGAGCTGGACGTCCGGCTGCTGGAGTCCGATCCGTACCTCGCCGCCGAACTCGTCGCCCGTGGCGAGGTCGACCTCGCCCTCGTCCAGGACTGGCCCACCGTCCCGCTGCCCGTCCAGGACGGCCTCGCGCGCCTCGATCTCGGCCTCGACCCGGTGGACCTGCTGGTGCCCGCGGACAGTCCGCTCGCCGATCTCGCGACCGTCCCGGTGGCCCGGCTGCTCGGCCAGCGCTGGATCAGCGTGCCGCCGGGCAACATCTGCCACGACTGGCTGGTGGCCACCCTGCGCGAGGCCGGCGAGGAGCCGGACGTCCTCTACCAGGTCGGCGAGTTCGAGACCCAGATCGCGCTGATCGCCACCGGTCTCGGAGTCGGACTGGTGCCCCGGCTCGGCCGCGGCCCCCTCCCACCCGCCGTCGTGGCCAGGCCCGTCCTCCCGGAACCCACGCGGCGGGTGTACGCGCTCTGGCGTACCCAGGCCTCCCGGCGCCCGGCCATCACGGCAGCCCTGCGGGCCATGCGGGAGCAGTGGCGGACGATCTCCCCGGGCTGA